The Vitis vinifera cultivar Pinot Noir 40024 chromosome 12, ASM3070453v1 genome has a segment encoding these proteins:
- the LOC100262265 gene encoding peroxidase N1: METSSFLFLLLIATAAAFVQGQGTRVGFYSRTCPQAESIVQKTVQSHFQSNPAIAPGLLRMHFHDCFVQGCDASILIDGSSTEKTAGPNRLLRGYDVIDDAKTQLEAACPGVVSCADILALAARDSVVLTKGLMWKVPTGRRDGRVSLASDVNNLPGPRDSVEVQKQKFADKGLNDQDLVTLVGGHTIGTSACQAFRYRLYNFSTTTANGADPSMDATFVTQLQALCPADGDASRRIALDTGSSDTFDASFFTNLKNGRGVLESDQKLWTDASTKTLVQRFLGVRGLRGLNFNVEFGRSMVKMSNIGVKTGTEGEIRKLCSANN; encoded by the exons ATGGAGACTTCCTCATTCTTGTTTCTCTTGCTAATTGCCACGGCTGCTGCATTTGTGCAAGGCCAAGGCACTCGGGTTGGCTTCTATTCCCGTACGTGTCCTCAAGCTGAATCCATTGTTCAGAAAACTGTCCAGTCTCATTTCCAATCCAATCCAGCCATTGCCCCTGGTTTGCTTCGCATGCACTTCCATGACTGTTTTGTCCAGGGTTGCGATGCTTCCATCCTCATCGATGGGTCTTCCACCGAGAAAACAGCTGGGCCAAATCGTCTGTTGAGAGGATATGATGTTATTGACGATGCCAAGACACAGCTCGAAGCCGCTTGCCCTGGAGTGGTCTCTTGCGCTGATATTCTTGCCCTCGCTGCCCGCGACTCTGTGGTTCTG ACTAAAGGACTAATGTGGAAAGTGCCTACGGGACGTAGAGACGGGCGAGTTTCATTGGCATCTGATGTTAACAATTTGCCTGGTCCTCGCGACTCTGTTGAAGTCCAGAAGCAAAAGTTTGCTGATAAGGGTCTCAATGATCAAGATCTCGTTACTCTTGTTG GAGGACACACCATTGGAACTTCAGCATGCCAAGCCTTCAGATACAGACTATACAACTTCAGTACCACGACTGCAAATGGTGCTGACCCTTCCATGGATGCCACATTCGTAACTCAGCTACAAGCCCTCTGTCCAGCTGATGGAGATGCGAGTAGACGCATTGCACTGGACACTGGTAGCTCAGATACATTTGACGCATCTTTCTTTACAAACTTGAAGAATGGACGTGGAGTACTGGAGTCTGATCAGAAGTTATGGACGGATGCTTCCACCAAAACTTTAGTTCAGCGCTTCCTGGGGGTTAGAGGGCTGCGTGGGTTGAACTTCAACGTTGAGTTTGGAAGGTCTATGGTGAAGATGAGCAACATTGGGGTGAAAACTGGCACTGAGGGTGAAATTCGCAAACTGTGCTCTGCAAATAACTAA
- the LOC100246878 gene encoding cationic peroxidase 2: protein MGASFIHTPTLFFLWFSMAAALVQGQGTRVGFYSRTCPQAESIVQKTVQSHFQSNPAIAPGLLRMHFHDCFVRGCDASILINGTSTEKTTVPNSLINGYDVIDDAKTQLEAACPGVVSCADILALAARDSVVLTKGLTWKVPTGRRDGRVSLASDVNNLPSPRDSIEAQKQKFADKGLTDQDLVTLVGGHTIGTSACQFFSYRLYNFSTTTANGADPSMDATFVTQLQALCPADGDGSRRIALDTGSSNTFDASFFTNLKNGRGVLESDQKLWTDASTKTFVQRFLGVRGLLGLNFNVEFGRSMVRMSNIGVQTGTEGEIRRVCTAIN from the exons ATGGGCGCCTCCTTCATTCATACACCCACATTGTTCTTTCTCTGGTTCTCCATGGCTGCTGCATTGGTGCAAGGCCAAGGCACTCGGGTTGGCTTCTATTCTCGTACATGTCCTCAAGCTGAATCCATTGTTCAGAAAACTGTTCAGTCTCATTTCCAATCCAATCCAGCCATTGCCCCTGGCCTGCTTCGCATGCACTTTCATGACTGTTTTGTCAGGGGCTGTGATGCTTCTATCCTTATAAATGGAACTTCCACCGAGAAAACAACAGTACCGAACAGTCTGATAAATGGATATGATGTTATTGATGATGCCAAGACCCAGCTCGAAGCCGCTTGCCCTGGAGTGGTCTCTTGCGCTGATATTCTTGCCCTCGCTGCCCGCGACTCTGTGGTTCTG ACTAAAGGACTAACGTGGAAAGTGCCTACGGGACGTAGAGATGGGCGAGTTTCATTGGCATCTGATGTTAACAATTTGCCTAGCCCTCGCGACTCTATTGAAGCCCAAAAGCAGAAGTTTGCTGACAAGGGTCTCACTGATCAAGATCTCGTTACTCTTGTTG gAGGACACACCATTGGAACTTCAGCATGCCAATTCTTCAGTTATAGACTATACAACTTCAGTACCACGACTGCAAATGGTGCTGACCCTTCCATGGATGCCACATTCGTAACTCAGCTACAAGCCCTCTGCCCAGCTGATGGCGATGGGAGCAGGCGCATTGCACTGGACACTGGTAGCTCAAACACATTTGACGCATCTTTCTTTACAAACTTGAAGAATGGACGTGGAGTACTGGAGTCTGATCAGAAGTTATGGACGGATGCTTCCACCAAAACTTTTGTTCAGCGCTTCCTGGGGGTTAGAGGGCTGCTTGGGTTGAACTTCAACGTTGAGTTTGGGAGGTCTATGGTGAGGATGAGCAACATTGGGGTGCAGACAGGGACTGAGGGTGAAATTCGCAGAGTGTGTACAGCAATTAATTAA